In Hallerella succinigenes, the following are encoded in one genomic region:
- a CDS encoding glycoside hydrolase family 13 protein — protein MGCIWVTPVYASPMKDNGYDVADFYKINPLYGTMEDMENLIAEADKRNIKIVMDLVFNHVSEESAWFQESKKSKDNPKSDWFIWRDKPNNWRGIFGGSAWKWCEERKQYYLHTFGDFQPDLNWENPEVRNALYDIANFWIQKGVGGFRMDAVVYIKKPADFADGKPDASDGMVLIHEMTANRDGILDYLHEFKKKVLDGKNVFTVGEANGIRPEELKHWVGSEGVFDMLFEFNHLQGGDIWYNPNLLSTLDLKKAIFQSEKATATNGWYPVFFENHDKPRSVNAYFPDSADKALASKALMTLLLTLRGTPFVYEGEEIGMSNVEWDSIDAYNELNSRSQYEMALQEGFSHEQAIGFVKALSRDNARTPMQWDSEFNAGFTTGKPWLPLNENFVQLNVATQEKDSNSPLAYFRKLVRLRKENPVLLQGTFTPILAEDPQIFAFRRSLDGKTMTVLVNLSEKDARYALSLLSDQKLLLSNEEAPTLGVLRPFEANLFE, from the coding sequence CTGGGCTGTATTTGGGTTACGCCTGTTTACGCTTCGCCGATGAAGGATAACGGTTATGACGTCGCGGATTTTTACAAGATCAATCCGCTGTATGGCACCATGGAAGATATGGAAAACCTGATTGCCGAAGCGGACAAACGGAACATCAAAATTGTGATGGATCTTGTGTTCAACCATGTTTCGGAAGAAAGCGCCTGGTTTCAAGAATCGAAAAAGAGCAAGGATAATCCGAAGAGCGACTGGTTCATTTGGCGAGATAAACCGAACAACTGGCGAGGAATCTTTGGCGGTTCCGCTTGGAAATGGTGTGAAGAACGCAAACAGTATTACCTGCATACCTTTGGCGATTTTCAGCCAGACTTGAACTGGGAAAATCCTGAAGTGCGAAATGCGCTTTACGACATTGCGAATTTTTGGATTCAAAAAGGCGTGGGTGGATTCCGCATGGACGCGGTCGTCTACATCAAAAAACCGGCGGATTTTGCAGACGGGAAGCCGGACGCTTCGGACGGTATGGTGCTGATACATGAAATGACCGCCAACCGGGACGGCATTCTCGATTATTTGCACGAATTCAAAAAGAAGGTCTTGGACGGCAAGAATGTTTTCACCGTCGGCGAAGCGAACGGCATTCGTCCCGAAGAATTGAAGCATTGGGTAGGGAGCGAAGGCGTGTTCGACATGCTCTTTGAATTCAACCATTTGCAGGGTGGGGACATTTGGTACAACCCGAATTTGCTTTCGACTTTGGATTTGAAGAAGGCGATTTTCCAAAGCGAGAAGGCAACGGCGACGAATGGCTGGTATCCGGTCTTCTTTGAAAATCATGATAAGCCACGTTCTGTCAATGCTTATTTCCCGGATTCGGCGGATAAGGCTCTAGCGAGTAAGGCTTTGATGACGCTGTTATTGACCCTTCGGGGAACGCCTTTTGTATATGAAGGCGAAGAAATCGGGATGAGCAATGTGGAGTGGGATTCGATTGACGCTTATAACGAATTGAATTCCCGCAGCCAGTACGAGATGGCGCTCCAAGAAGGCTTTTCGCATGAACAGGCGATTGGCTTTGTGAAAGCCTTGAGCCGTGACAACGCCCGCACTCCGATGCAGTGGGACTCCGAATTCAATGCGGGCTTTACGACGGGAAAGCCTTGGCTTCCGCTGAATGAAAACTTTGTGCAGCTGAACGTTGCCACTCAGGAAAAGGATTCAAATTCTCCGTTGGCATATTTCCGCAAACTGGTACGCCTTCGCAAAGAAAACCCGGTGCTGCTACAGGGAACCTTTACGCCGATCCTTGCCGAAGATCCGCAGATCTTTGCCTTCCGCAGATCGCTTGACGGTAAAACGATGACTGTACTTGTGAACCTTTCTGAAAAAGACGCCCGCTATGCTCTCTCTCTTTTAAGCGATCAAAAGCTTTTGCTTTCGAACGAGGAAGCGCCGACGCTTGGCGTTCTCCGTCCATTCGAAGCGAATCTTTTTGAATAA